One part of the Brevundimonas subvibrioides ATCC 15264 genome encodes these proteins:
- a CDS encoding biotin--[acetyl-CoA-carboxylase] ligase — MTPVLHLLDEIDSTNAEARRRAEAGETAVQWIVARRQAAGRGRRGREWNSETGNLFATLLTLTRKPPAEAAQVTFVAALAVADLLDAFAVPGVVSIKWPNDVMLDGDKASGILIESGTHASAALWLAVGIGVNLAHAPDATERPATSLASHLRSDIAYPPSVEAAATVLAEAFAIWQTRWETLGFAPILDAWTTRTQGLDGPCVARLGHETVTGIADGVAPDGALRLRTADGQLRLISAGDVFFGPDAHERAA; from the coding sequence GTGACGCCCGTTCTCCATCTGCTCGACGAGATCGATTCCACCAATGCCGAAGCGCGCCGCCGCGCCGAGGCGGGCGAGACAGCGGTTCAGTGGATCGTCGCGCGCCGTCAGGCCGCGGGGCGCGGCCGCCGCGGCCGGGAATGGAACAGCGAAACCGGCAACCTGTTCGCCACCCTGCTGACCCTGACCCGCAAGCCGCCGGCCGAGGCAGCGCAGGTGACTTTCGTCGCGGCCCTCGCCGTCGCCGACCTGCTGGACGCTTTCGCCGTTCCGGGCGTGGTGAGCATCAAATGGCCCAATGACGTGATGCTGGACGGCGACAAGGCATCGGGCATCCTGATCGAATCCGGGACCCACGCCTCCGCTGCCTTGTGGCTGGCCGTCGGCATCGGCGTGAACCTGGCCCATGCGCCGGACGCAACGGAGCGGCCCGCGACCAGCCTGGCCTCTCATCTGCGGTCCGACATCGCCTATCCGCCGTCCGTCGAGGCCGCCGCGACTGTTCTGGCCGAGGCCTTCGCCATCTGGCAGACCCGCTGGGAGACCCTGGGATTTGCGCCGATCCTCGACGCCTGGACCACCCGCACGCAAGGGCTCGACGGGCCCTGCGTCGCGCGGCTGGGACATGAGACGGTGACGGGTATCGCCGACGGGGTGGCCCCCGACGGCGCGCTGCGTCTGCGCACGGCCGACGGCCAGCTTCGGCTCATCTCGGCCGGCGACGTTTTCTTCGGCCCCGACGCGCACGAGAGGGCCGCCTGA
- the mce gene encoding methylmalonyl-CoA epimerase — protein sequence MIGRLNHIGVATPSIEASVALYRDMLGATRAGEPFDLPAQGVRVCFIDLPNSQIELIEPLGDDSPIHGFLAKNPRGGQHHVCFEVEDILEARDALRARGASILGTGEPRIGAHGTPILFLHPKDMGGVLIELMETPKDPH from the coding sequence ATGATCGGCAGACTGAACCACATCGGCGTCGCGACCCCCTCCATCGAGGCCAGCGTCGCCCTGTATCGTGACATGCTCGGTGCCACCCGGGCCGGCGAACCGTTCGACCTGCCGGCCCAGGGCGTGCGCGTCTGCTTCATCGACCTGCCCAATAGCCAGATCGAACTGATCGAGCCGCTGGGCGACGACAGCCCCATTCACGGCTTCCTCGCCAAAAACCCCAGGGGCGGCCAGCATCACGTCTGTTTCGAGGTCGAGGACATCCTTGAGGCCCGCGACGCCCTGCGCGCCCGGGGAGCCTCGATCCTCGGCACGGGGGAACCCCGCATCGGGGCGCACGGCACCCCCATCCTGTTCCTGCATCCCAAGGACATGGGCGGCGTGCTGATCGAGCTGATGGAAACCCCCAAGGACCCGCACTGA
- a CDS encoding ABC transporter ATP-binding protein, which yields MSSPVLSLRGITRTYTTGQGGLTVLKGVDLDIFPGELVGLIGPSGSGKSSLLHAAGLLERPTSGEVRIDGEDVGSLDERARTRLRLSRIGFVYQFHHLLPEFDARDNVALPMRIAGYSETDARARAEVALGSLGLAERTLHQPAQMSGGEQQRVALARALANSPRLLLADEPTGNLDPATSQTVFEALQKLVKETGVAALIATHNMELAGHMDRVFALKDGHLEERPAEGREY from the coding sequence ATGAGTAGTCCTGTCCTCAGCCTTCGCGGCATCACCCGCACCTATACGACGGGCCAGGGCGGTCTGACCGTCCTGAAGGGCGTCGACCTCGACATCTTCCCGGGCGAACTGGTCGGGCTGATCGGTCCCTCGGGATCGGGCAAATCCTCCCTGCTGCACGCCGCCGGTCTGCTGGAACGGCCCACCTCTGGCGAGGTGCGGATCGACGGCGAAGACGTCGGCAGCCTCGATGAGCGGGCGCGCACGCGGCTGCGCCTGTCGCGGATCGGCTTCGTCTACCAGTTCCACCATCTGCTGCCGGAGTTCGACGCGCGCGACAACGTGGCCCTGCCCATGCGGATCGCCGGCTATTCGGAAACGGACGCCCGTGCCCGCGCCGAGGTGGCCCTGGGGTCGCTGGGTCTGGCCGAACGCACCCTTCATCAACCGGCCCAGATGTCGGGCGGAGAACAGCAACGCGTCGCCCTGGCCCGCGCCCTCGCCAACAGCCCGCGGCTGCTGCTGGCGGACGAGCCGACCGGCAACCTGGATCCCGCCACCAGCCAGACGGTGTTCGAGGCCCTGCAGAAGCTGGTCAAGGAGACCGGAGTCGCCGCCCTGATCGCCACCCACAACATGGAGCTGGCCGGTCACATGGACCGCGTCTTCGCCCTGAAGGACGGCCATCTGGAAGAACGTCCGGCCGAGGGTCGGGAATACTGA
- a CDS encoding ribonuclease J, whose translation MTKIKANDELVYLPLGGSGEVGMNLNCYGYGPEDDRQWIIVDVGVTFGDQSTPGVDIIVPDPAFLEGETIRGILLTHAHEDHIGALPWLWERMKAPLYATPFTAFLIREKLRDRGLRDVKIIEVPMGGHVDLGPFAIDFITMTHSIAEPSGLKIATPLGTVFHTGDWKLDPNPIIGKPTDIAAIQKMGDEGLLAMVCDSTNVFVEGEAGSELEAQDGLIALIGSLKKGKIAVGCFASNVARMVSVIKAADKAGRRVALAGRSMHRITAAAKHVGLFNDSKAILSEDEARHWPADEILYLCTGSQGEDRAALSRVADGSHPFIKLGLGDHCIFSSRVIPGNELAIAELQDRLADRGVRLYTEKDHPGIHVSGHPCRDEMRQMYAWARPRVSVPTHGMRRHLMEHAALARDLGVPETVTPRNGDLVRLAPGAAAIVDEVPNGRLYVDGGMVVTEKGEALRERRHASTNGVLVVSFAMDKRGKIVSDIDVRGIGLPGDEVTTLGDSLDDLAERVEQAVNSLKGEARDDDMVVEQAVGRVLKKASQQIWDRRPIVETVILRL comes from the coding sequence ATGACAAAAATCAAAGCGAACGACGAACTCGTCTACCTGCCGCTCGGCGGCTCTGGCGAGGTCGGTATGAACCTCAACTGCTACGGCTACGGCCCCGAAGACGATCGCCAGTGGATCATCGTCGACGTCGGCGTGACCTTCGGCGACCAGTCGACGCCGGGCGTTGATATCATCGTGCCGGACCCCGCCTTCCTTGAGGGCGAGACCATCCGAGGCATCCTGCTGACCCACGCGCACGAGGACCACATCGGGGCCCTGCCGTGGCTGTGGGAGCGGATGAAGGCCCCGCTGTACGCCACGCCCTTCACCGCCTTCCTGATCCGCGAGAAACTGCGCGACCGCGGTCTTCGCGACGTGAAGATCATCGAGGTGCCGATGGGCGGCCACGTCGATCTCGGCCCGTTCGCGATCGACTTCATCACCATGACGCACTCGATCGCCGAGCCGAGCGGGCTGAAGATCGCGACGCCGCTGGGCACCGTCTTCCACACCGGCGACTGGAAGCTGGATCCCAACCCGATCATCGGCAAGCCGACCGACATCGCCGCCATCCAGAAGATGGGCGACGAGGGCCTGCTGGCCATGGTCTGCGATTCCACCAATGTCTTCGTCGAGGGCGAGGCAGGGTCGGAGCTGGAGGCCCAAGACGGGCTGATCGCCCTGATCGGCAGCCTGAAGAAGGGCAAGATCGCCGTCGGCTGTTTCGCCTCCAACGTCGCCCGCATGGTCAGCGTCATCAAGGCGGCGGACAAGGCCGGTCGCCGCGTGGCCCTGGCCGGTCGCTCGATGCACCGGATCACGGCGGCGGCGAAGCACGTCGGCCTGTTCAATGACTCGAAGGCTATACTGTCCGAGGACGAGGCCCGTCACTGGCCCGCCGACGAGATCCTGTATCTGTGCACCGGCAGCCAGGGCGAGGACCGCGCGGCCCTGTCGCGCGTCGCCGATGGATCGCACCCCTTCATCAAACTGGGTCTGGGCGACCACTGCATCTTCTCGTCGCGGGTCATTCCCGGCAACGAGCTGGCGATCGCCGAGCTTCAGGACCGGCTCGCCGACCGGGGGGTGCGCCTCTACACCGAGAAGGACCACCCCGGCATTCACGTCTCCGGCCACCCGTGCCGCGACGAGATGCGCCAGATGTATGCGTGGGCCCGCCCGCGCGTCTCGGTTCCGACGCACGGCATGCGCCGTCACCTGATGGAACATGCCGCGCTCGCCCGCGATCTGGGCGTGCCCGAGACGGTGACGCCCCGGAACGGCGATCTGGTGCGCTTGGCCCCCGGCGCGGCGGCCATCGTCGACGAGGTCCCGAACGGTCGTCTGTACGTCGACGGCGGCATGGTGGTGACCGAGAAGGGCGAGGCCCTGCGCGAGCGCCGCCACGCCTCGACCAATGGCGTGCTGGTCGTCAGCTTCGCCATGGACAAGCGGGGCAAGATCGTCAGCGACATCGACGTCCGCGGCATCGGTCTGCCGGGCGACGAGGTCACGACGCTCGGCGATTCGCTGGACGATCTGGCCGAACGGGTCGAACAGGCCGTCAACAGCCTGAAGGGCGAGGCGCGGGACGACGACATGGTCGTCGAACAGGCCGTCGGCCGGGTGCTGAAGAAGGCCAGCCAGCAGATCTGGGATCGCCGTCCGATCGTCGAGACGGTCATCCTGAGGCTCTAA
- a CDS encoding lipoprotein-releasing ABC transporter permease subunit, with amino-acid sequence MPPKPAGAFSAWEIGLALRYLRAKRKEGGVATIAIISFVGIMLAVAVLISVMSIMAGFRTELLGRMLSFNGHMYVQGEVLNAPNRDAIVDRLRGVEGVVSVSPLTESQALIIAGGQTTGGVVRGLRPEDLDTMQYVSSSLSAQAKASFGQGAYGGDNVLIGQALADQLGLRVGDPIQIYSPTGADSAFGNLGGLSKTYRVGGTYSSGTADYDRIFIFMPLEQAQLFFGKEGVWDVIEMKVANPDRVGEYIAPVRAAAGPAAFVQDWRDRLAAFWGALKVERVAMSIILGLVVAIAAMNIISGIVMLVKNKGRDIAILRTIGASPSSILRIFFMAGATIGVAGTLAGLTLGLLFCLNIGPIQHFLEAITGVQLFNADVYMLDAIPAEVDPVDVFWVAVWSLIMSCVASLPPSWNASRIDPVEALRYE; translated from the coding sequence ATGCCGCCCAAACCGGCCGGGGCCTTTTCCGCGTGGGAAATCGGCCTGGCGCTCCGCTACCTGCGCGCCAAGCGCAAGGAGGGGGGGGTCGCGACCATCGCCATCATCAGCTTCGTCGGCATCATGCTGGCCGTCGCGGTGCTGATCAGCGTCATGAGCATCATGGCCGGGTTCCGCACCGAACTGCTGGGCCGGATGCTGAGCTTCAACGGTCATATGTACGTCCAGGGCGAGGTGCTGAACGCACCCAATCGTGACGCCATCGTCGATCGGCTGCGGGGCGTCGAGGGCGTGGTCAGCGTCAGTCCGCTGACCGAATCTCAAGCCTTGATTATCGCCGGCGGTCAGACGACCGGTGGCGTGGTGCGCGGTCTTCGTCCCGAGGATCTGGACACGATGCAATATGTGTCGTCCAGCCTGTCGGCCCAGGCCAAGGCCAGTTTCGGTCAGGGTGCCTATGGCGGCGACAATGTCCTGATCGGGCAGGCCCTGGCCGATCAGCTGGGTCTGCGGGTCGGCGATCCGATCCAGATCTATTCGCCGACGGGGGCCGATTCGGCCTTCGGCAACCTGGGCGGACTGTCCAAGACCTATCGCGTCGGTGGCACCTATTCGTCCGGCACGGCCGACTACGACCGCATCTTCATCTTCATGCCGCTGGAGCAGGCCCAGCTCTTCTTCGGCAAGGAGGGTGTCTGGGACGTGATCGAGATGAAGGTCGCGAACCCCGACCGGGTCGGCGAGTACATCGCGCCCGTGCGCGCGGCCGCCGGACCGGCAGCTTTCGTCCAGGACTGGCGCGACCGTCTCGCCGCCTTCTGGGGTGCCCTGAAGGTGGAGCGGGTCGCCATGTCCATCATCCTGGGCCTCGTCGTCGCCATCGCCGCCATGAACATCATTTCCGGCATCGTCATGCTGGTGAAGAACAAGGGGCGGGACATCGCCATCCTGCGGACGATCGGGGCCAGTCCCTCGTCGATCCTGCGCATCTTCTTCATGGCCGGCGCGACCATCGGCGTGGCCGGTACGCTGGCGGGCCTGACACTCGGCCTGCTGTTCTGCCTGAACATCGGCCCCATCCAGCATTTCCTGGAGGCCATCACGGGCGTCCAGCTGTTCAACGCCGACGTCTATATGCTGGACGCCATCCCCGCCGAGGTCGATCCGGTCGACGTCTTCTGGGTCGCCGTCTGGTCGCTTATCATGAGCTGCGTGGCCAGCCTGCCGCCGTCGTGGAACGCCTCGCGCATCGATCCGGTCGAGGCCCTGCGTTATGAGTAG
- a CDS encoding DUF1467 family protein, with amino-acid sequence MPIGPLTMFAIYVVVWWVVLFGILPLGTSAETHEPPTDGTQWGAPKTPNLKRKFITTTWVALIVWAFVMFLVFIGWMPLPDMAPPGV; translated from the coding sequence ATGCCCATCGGCCCCCTGACCATGTTCGCCATCTACGTCGTCGTCTGGTGGGTGGTGCTGTTCGGCATCCTGCCGCTGGGCACCTCGGCCGAGACGCACGAGCCTCCGACCGACGGCACCCAGTGGGGGGCACCCAAGACGCCGAACCTGAAGCGCAAGTTCATCACGACTACCTGGGTCGCCCTGATCGTCTGGGCCTTCGTGATGTTCCTGGTCTTCATCGGCTGGATGCCCCTGCCGGACATGGCTCCGCCCGGCGTCTAG
- a CDS encoding DUF2141 domain-containing protein, which produces MRLLLAAVLATAALPGLAKAGTVEVRLTGARQGGPVMVQLCSESEGMTRCSRNARVAVSNGVAIARFENVPAGRYGVGAFQDIDGNGRLGFSMMGRPSEPWGYSRNAPAVMGPPNFADAAVNVGAAGGVIPVQLGL; this is translated from the coding sequence ATGCGTCTTTTGCTTGCGGCCGTTCTGGCTACCGCCGCCTTGCCCGGCCTCGCCAAGGCCGGAACGGTCGAGGTTCGATTGACGGGAGCCCGACAGGGCGGGCCCGTGATGGTTCAGCTCTGCTCCGAGTCCGAGGGGATGACCCGTTGTTCGCGTAACGCCCGCGTCGCGGTCAGCAACGGCGTCGCGATCGCCCGGTTCGAAAACGTCCCCGCCGGTCGCTACGGCGTCGGTGCCTTTCAGGACATCGATGGCAACGGCCGCCTCGGCTTCAGCATGATGGGCCGCCCGAGCGAGCCCTGGGGCTACAGCCGCAACGCCCCTGCGGTCATGGGCCCGCCGAACTTCGCGGACGCGGCCGTCAACGTCGGCGCGGCCGGCGGTGTCATCCCTGTCCAGCTGGGGCTCTGA
- the proS gene encoding proline--tRNA ligase, translating into MRLSRYFLPTLKEAPSDAQIVSHQLMLRAGMIKQEAAGIYAWLPLGLRVLNRIEQIVREEQERAGAVELLMPTLQLADLWRESGRYDAYGPEMLRITDRHERELLYGPTNEEMITDIFRGFVKSYKALPLNLFHIQWKFRDERRPRFGVMRGREFLMKDAYSFDIDEASARRAYNRMFVAYLNTFARMGLKAVPMRADTGPIGGDLSHEFIVLADTGESQVFCDKQLVEMPAPGADVDWNDLQAIVDGRTSLYAATEEMHDAAQFESQTADGDRLTARGIEVGHIFYFGTKYSAPMKAKVAGPDGQDTEVHMGSYGVGVSRLLGAIIEASHDDAGIIWPDAVAPFDVVVINLRANDPGVCEACEAAVEALEAAGKSVLYDDTDERPGGKFATADLIGIPWQLTIGPKGVAEGVVELKRRASGEKSTLPLDQAMERIG; encoded by the coding sequence ATGCGCCTGTCGCGCTATTTCCTGCCCACACTGAAAGAGGCGCCCAGCGACGCCCAGATCGTGTCCCACCAGCTGATGCTGCGCGCCGGGATGATCAAACAGGAGGCCGCCGGCATCTATGCCTGGCTGCCGCTAGGACTGCGCGTCCTGAACCGCATCGAACAGATCGTGCGCGAGGAGCAGGAGCGGGCAGGGGCCGTCGAGCTGCTGATGCCGACCCTGCAGCTGGCCGACCTCTGGCGCGAGTCGGGACGTTACGACGCCTACGGTCCCGAGATGCTGCGCATCACCGACCGGCATGAGCGCGAGCTGCTGTACGGCCCCACCAACGAGGAGATGATCACCGACATCTTCCGCGGCTTCGTGAAGAGCTACAAAGCGCTGCCGCTGAACCTCTTCCACATCCAGTGGAAGTTCCGCGACGAGCGCCGTCCGCGCTTCGGCGTCATGCGCGGCCGCGAGTTCCTGATGAAGGACGCCTATTCCTTCGACATCGACGAGGCCTCGGCCCGCCGCGCCTACAACCGCATGTTCGTGGCCTATCTGAACACCTTTGCCCGGATGGGTCTGAAGGCGGTGCCGATGCGCGCCGACACCGGCCCGATCGGGGGCGATCTGAGCCACGAGTTCATCGTCCTCGCCGACACGGGCGAGAGCCAGGTGTTCTGCGACAAGCAGCTGGTCGAGATGCCGGCCCCCGGGGCGGACGTCGACTGGAATGACCTGCAGGCCATCGTCGACGGTCGCACCTCGCTTTATGCGGCGACCGAGGAAATGCACGACGCCGCACAGTTCGAAAGCCAGACGGCGGACGGCGACCGCCTGACTGCGCGCGGCATCGAGGTCGGCCACATCTTCTATTTCGGCACCAAGTACTCCGCCCCGATGAAGGCCAAGGTGGCCGGCCCCGACGGGCAGGACACCGAGGTCCACATGGGCTCGTACGGCGTGGGGGTCTCCCGCCTGTTGGGCGCGATCATCGAGGCCAGCCACGATGACGCCGGCATCATCTGGCCGGACGCCGTGGCCCCGTTCGACGTGGTCGTCATCAACCTGCGCGCCAACGATCCGGGCGTCTGCGAGGCGTGCGAGGCGGCCGTCGAGGCCCTGGAGGCCGCCGGCAAGTCGGTCCTGTACGACGACACCGACGAGCGTCCGGGCGGCAAGTTCGCCACCGCCGACCTGATCGGTATTCCGTGGCAGCTGACGATCGGGCCCAAGGGCGTCGCCGAGGGCGTCGTCGAGCTGAAGCGCCGCGCCTCGGGCGAGAAGTCGACCCTGCCGCTGGATCAGGCGATGGAGCGCATCGGTTGA
- a CDS encoding pyridoxine 5'-phosphate synthase, which produces MTDRVRLGVNIDHVATVRNARGGLYPDPVRAAREALEAGADGITAHLREDRRHISDADIDHLSAVLRDQDRPLNLEMAVTQEMLAIALHHRPRAVCLVPEKREERTTEGGLDVVGGHNWITPVVGRLNEAGSRVSLFIGADPAQIAAAHRTGAAVVELHTGAYCDAVRDGRPDDAERELVALKAGATQAHALGLEVHAGHGIDYETVAAVAAIPEIMELNIGHFLIGEAIFVGLGPAIGRMRALMDQARAAEPAL; this is translated from the coding sequence ATGACCGACAGGGTCCGCCTGGGCGTCAACATCGATCACGTCGCCACCGTGCGGAATGCGCGCGGGGGCCTCTATCCCGATCCCGTCCGTGCCGCGCGCGAGGCGCTGGAGGCCGGAGCCGACGGCATCACGGCGCATCTGCGCGAAGACCGCCGTCATATCTCGGACGCCGATATCGATCATCTGTCGGCCGTGCTGCGCGATCAGGACCGGCCCCTGAACCTCGAGATGGCGGTGACGCAGGAGATGCTGGCCATCGCCCTGCATCACCGGCCCCGTGCCGTCTGCCTGGTGCCCGAGAAGCGCGAGGAACGGACGACCGAGGGCGGCCTGGACGTGGTCGGCGGACACAACTGGATCACGCCTGTGGTCGGTCGTCTGAACGAGGCCGGTTCGCGCGTCTCCCTGTTCATCGGGGCCGATCCGGCCCAGATCGCGGCGGCGCACCGGACAGGCGCGGCCGTGGTCGAGCTTCATACCGGGGCGTACTGCGACGCGGTCCGCGACGGCCGGCCGGACGATGCCGAGCGCGAGCTGGTCGCGCTGAAGGCAGGCGCGACCCAGGCCCATGCCCTGGGCCTTGAGGTCCACGCGGGTCACGGGATCGACTACGAGACCGTCGCCGCCGTCGCCGCCATTCCCGAGATCATGGAACTGAACATCGGCCACTTCCTGATCGGAGAGGCGATCTTCGTCGGGCTTGGCCCGGCGATCGGGCGGATGCGGGCCCTGATGGACCAGGCCCGGGCGGCGGAGCCTGCCCTGTGA
- the pyrE gene encoding orotate phosphoribosyltransferase — protein MTSEHVLDEFRAAGALREGHFVLSSGLHSPVFLQKNLVFMDARRCERLCKALADKIVAAVGPVDVAISPAVGGIIPGYETARHLGVPSMYVEREGGSFKLRRGFHVEPGQKVVMVEDIVTTGLSSRECIVAIREAGGEVVAAACIVDRSGGRADVGVPLVALATLDVPAYPADALPPELAALPVEDPGSRRLSK, from the coding sequence ATGACCTCCGAACACGTTCTCGACGAATTCCGGGCCGCCGGTGCCCTGCGCGAGGGGCATTTCGTGCTGTCCTCCGGGCTGCACAGCCCCGTCTTCCTGCAGAAGAACCTCGTGTTCATGGACGCCCGCCGCTGCGAGCGCCTGTGCAAGGCGCTGGCCGACAAGATCGTCGCCGCCGTCGGGCCGGTGGATGTCGCCATCTCGCCGGCCGTCGGCGGGATCATCCCGGGCTACGAAACCGCGCGGCATCTGGGTGTCCCCTCGATGTACGTCGAGCGCGAGGGCGGCAGCTTCAAGCTGCGGCGCGGCTTTCACGTGGAGCCGGGCCAGAAGGTCGTGATGGTCGAGGACATCGTCACCACGGGCCTGAGCAGCCGCGAATGCATCGTCGCCATCCGCGAGGCGGGCGGTGAGGTCGTGGCGGCCGCCTGCATCGTCGATCGTTCGGGCGGTCGCGCCGACGTCGGCGTGCCGCTTGTCGCCCTGGCCACACTGGACGTGCCGGCCTATCCCGCCGACGCCCTGCCGCCCGAGCTCGCCGCCCTCCCGGTCGAGGATCCGGGCAGCCGCAGGCTGTCGAAATGA
- a CDS encoding type III pantothenate kinase: protein MMLLAIEQGNTNTLFAVHDGETWIAQWRTATEASRTADEYAVWLTQLLAMRKIDLASLTGCIISSVVPQSIFNLRNLARRYLSVEPLVIGDNVQLGIPVRINKPSEAGADRLVNAIGAHLVYTGDLIVIDSGTATTFDIVAADGAFEGGAIAPGINLSLQALHEAAAMLPRIAIQRPDRVIGKDTVSNMQSGVFWGYVSLIEGMVARIKAEWGKPMTVVGTGGVASLFEGATESIDRFDPDLTIRGLLEIWRRNTHLTDT, encoded by the coding sequence CTGATGCTGCTCGCCATCGAACAGGGCAACACCAATACGCTGTTCGCCGTCCATGACGGCGAGACCTGGATCGCCCAGTGGCGCACCGCGACCGAGGCCAGCCGTACCGCCGACGAATACGCCGTCTGGCTGACCCAGCTTCTGGCCATGCGGAAGATCGATCTCGCCTCCCTCACGGGCTGCATCATCTCCAGCGTCGTGCCGCAGTCGATCTTCAACCTGCGAAACCTCGCGCGCCGATATCTGTCGGTGGAACCCCTGGTCATCGGCGACAACGTCCAGCTCGGCATTCCGGTGCGGATCAACAAGCCCAGCGAGGCCGGGGCCGACCGCCTGGTCAACGCCATCGGGGCCCACCTGGTCTATACGGGCGACCTGATCGTGATCGACAGCGGCACCGCCACCACCTTCGACATCGTCGCGGCCGACGGAGCGTTCGAGGGCGGAGCCATCGCGCCCGGCATCAACCTCAGCCTCCAGGCCCTGCATGAGGCCGCGGCCATGCTGCCGCGCATTGCGATCCAGCGTCCGGACCGGGTGATCGGCAAGGACACCGTGTCCAATATGCAGTCGGGGGTCTTCTGGGGCTATGTCAGCCTGATCGAGGGCATGGTCGCCCGGATCAAGGCCGAGTGGGGAAAACCCATGACCGTCGTCGGCACCGGAGGCGTGGCCTCCCTGTTCGAAGGCGCAACTGAAAGCATCGACCGGTTCGATCCGGACCTGACCATCCGCGGCCTGCTCGAAATCTGGCGCCGCAATACCCATCTGACGGACACATGA
- the nuoN gene encoding NADH-quinone oxidoreductase subunit NuoN, translated as MPDLSQALTLAASELTLAIGALVLLMVGAFIGEKSARLVSILSVALLIAAAAVAATGPLGTAFNGAYVADPLAIYAKVAIYLASAVAVVLGGGWMQRTGIARFEFPILIVLAAVGMGMMVSSGDLISLYVGVELHSLALYILAAYHRDDLKASEAGLKYFVLGALSSGLLLYGSSLIYGFSGSMHFEDIAAYATANPGPGLIFGLVFLICGLAFKVSAAPFHMWTPDVYEGAPTPVVAFFTTAPKMAAMVLFARALSEGFLQAHDQWAQVLILIALASFVVGAWGGLAQKDIQRLLAYSSIANIGYAILGIAAGTEQGLQAMVMFMTLYMIDTMGFFAILLSLSRNGRPIRKIADLAGLKKDRPVTAIAITVLSLSVLGMPPFSGFWGKYYVFGAAASAGYWMVAAAGLVASVVAAFYYLRIIKLMWFDAAPDDVVATDKAPVEAQWIGWACAAFSFPLVIVGLTWLEPLTRIAATGFGAK; from the coding sequence ATGCCTGACCTGTCCCAAGCCCTGACCCTTGCCGCCTCGGAACTGACGCTCGCGATCGGCGCGCTCGTCCTGCTGATGGTCGGCGCCTTCATCGGCGAGAAGTCGGCGCGGCTGGTGTCCATCCTGTCGGTGGCGCTGCTGATCGCGGCCGCCGCCGTGGCCGCCACCGGCCCGCTCGGCACCGCCTTCAACGGAGCCTATGTCGCCGATCCGCTGGCCATCTATGCCAAGGTCGCCATCTACCTGGCCTCGGCCGTGGCCGTGGTGCTGGGCGGCGGCTGGATGCAGCGCACCGGCATCGCCCGGTTCGAGTTCCCGATCCTGATCGTCCTGGCCGCCGTCGGCATGGGCATGATGGTCTCGTCCGGCGACCTGATCTCGCTGTACGTCGGCGTCGAGCTGCACTCGCTCGCGCTCTACATTCTCGCCGCCTATCACCGCGATGACCTGAAGGCGTCCGAGGCCGGGCTGAAGTATTTCGTGCTGGGTGCCCTGTCGTCCGGCCTGCTGCTGTACGGCTCCAGCCTGATCTACGGCTTCTCGGGCTCGATGCATTTCGAGGACATCGCCGCCTATGCCACGGCCAATCCGGGGCCCGGTCTGATCTTCGGCCTGGTGTTCCTGATCTGCGGCCTGGCGTTCAAGGTCTCAGCGGCCCCGTTCCACATGTGGACGCCCGACGTCTACGAGGGTGCGCCGACGCCGGTCGTGGCCTTCTTCACGACGGCCCCCAAGATGGCCGCCATGGTCCTGTTCGCCCGCGCCCTGAGCGAAGGCTTCCTGCAGGCGCACGATCAATGGGCCCAGGTGCTGATCCTGATCGCGCTCGCCAGCTTCGTCGTCGGGGCCTGGGGCGGTCTGGCGCAGAAGGACATCCAGCGCCTGCTGGCCTATTCGTCCATCGCCAACATCGGCTACGCCATCCTCGGCATCGCCGCGGGTACGGAGCAGGGCCTGCAGGCCATGGTCATGTTCATGACGCTGTACATGATCGACACCATGGGCTTCTTCGCCATCCTGCTGTCGCTGAGCCGGAATGGTCGCCCCATCCGCAAGATCGCCGACCTGGCGGGCCTCAAGAAGGACCGGCCGGTCACCGCCATCGCCATCACCGTTCTGTCGCTGTCCGTGCTGGGCATGCCGCCGTTTTCCGGCTTCTGGGGCAAGTACTACGTGTTCGGCGCAGCCGCCTCGGCCGGTTACTGGATGGTGGCGGCGGCGGGTCTGGTGGCTTCGGTCGTGGCCGCCTTCTACTACCTGCGGATCATCAAGTTGATGTGGTTCGACGCGGCCCCCGACGACGTCGTCGCCACGGACAAGGCCCCCGTCGAGGCGCAGTGGATCGGCTGGGCCTGCGCGGCCTTCAGCTTCCCGCTGGTCATCGTCGGCCTGACCTGGCTGGAGCCGCTGACCCGCATCGCCGCCACCGGGTTCGGAGCCAAGTAG